One Gelria sp. Kuro-4 DNA segment encodes these proteins:
- the pgsA gene encoding CDP-diacylglycerol--glycerol-3-phosphate 3-phosphatidyltransferase: protein MNLPNKLTLARIILVPVFMVTAWLRLPYADYLATAVFVVAALTDTLDGYLARRRQEITRFGKLLDPLADKLLVSAALLVLVEGGRLGAWVAMIIIGREFAVTGLRAVAAAEGIIIAASRFGKLKTVFQIIAIAALLLRDYPFRTWHIPFAGITMSLAVVFTVASGLDYFFKGRELWLPSAE from the coding sequence ATGAACCTACCCAATAAGCTGACCCTGGCCAGAATTATCCTGGTGCCGGTGTTCATGGTTACGGCCTGGTTGCGGCTGCCGTATGCCGACTACCTGGCGACCGCCGTATTTGTTGTTGCCGCTCTGACCGACACGCTGGACGGTTACCTGGCGCGGCGGCGGCAGGAGATAACCCGCTTCGGTAAGCTCCTGGATCCCTTGGCCGATAAACTTTTGGTGAGCGCAGCCCTCCTGGTGCTGGTGGAAGGTGGACGCTTGGGAGCTTGGGTCGCGATGATTATCATCGGGCGCGAGTTCGCCGTGACCGGGCTCCGGGCGGTGGCGGCCGCCGAGGGTATCATCATTGCCGCCAGCCGTTTCGGCAAACTAAAGACGGTGTTTCAGATCATCGCCATCGCTGCTCTTCTGCTCCGGGATTATCCGTTTCGGACGTGGCATATTCCCTTTGCCGGCATTACCATGTCCCTGGCGGTGGTGTTTACGGTAGCCTCTGGTCTGGATTACTTTTTCAAGGGGCGCGAGCTCTGGTTGCCTTCGGCCGAGTAA